A window of Bacteroidota bacterium contains these coding sequences:
- a CDS encoding FKBP-type peptidyl-prolyl cis-trans isomerase has protein sequence MQKIFILGLALFTGMICTHAQTKPTAEVTSKKVDKPKTVKTASGLQYTITSQGNGPQAHKGDNVKVHYTGKFTNDTVFDSSVKRGTPFEFMLGRGRVIKGWDEGIAYLHVGDKATFIIPPAIGYGDQDSGPIPANSTLVFDVELLGVSEGVKLYDIKKRDTVKTASGLKYLIAQANPKGEKPVQGGRAVINYVAHFTDGTIFDATADRGKPFSFLLGKNQVVKGWDEGVSLMRTGEKFRLIIPYELAYGEQGYQGVIPPKATILLDIELLEVKAPIKPTLYDITGKEVQTTTSGLKYIIVNKGSGAKAEAGQNVKVHYTGFLDDGTIFDSSVERGEPIEFPIGQGRVIKGWDEGIGMMNVGDKMRLIIPYELAYGEAGRPPIIPAKAQLTFDVELVEVK, from the coding sequence ATGCAAAAAATATTCATTTTAGGGTTGGCACTTTTTACGGGTATGATATGTACTCATGCACAGACCAAACCGACCGCTGAGGTTACTTCTAAAAAAGTTGACAAACCTAAAACTGTAAAAACAGCTTCCGGACTTCAATATACCATTACTTCACAGGGCAATGGTCCACAGGCGCATAAGGGCGATAATGTGAAAGTGCACTACACCGGTAAGTTTACCAATGATACTGTTTTTGATAGTTCGGTTAAGCGTGGAACGCCTTTTGAATTCATGCTGGGACGCGGACGTGTTATAAAAGGTTGGGATGAGGGAATTGCCTACCTGCACGTTGGCGACAAAGCCACTTTTATTATTCCACCTGCAATAGGTTATGGTGACCAGGATTCAGGGCCTATTCCTGCTAATTCTACGCTTGTATTTGATGTTGAATTACTGGGCGTTTCAGAAGGCGTTAAATTATATGATATTAAAAAACGTGACACGGTCAAAACAGCAAGTGGTTTAAAATATCTTATTGCCCAGGCAAACCCTAAAGGAGAAAAACCCGTACAGGGCGGAAGGGCTGTGATAAACTATGTAGCCCATTTTACCGATGGAACTATTTTTGACGCTACAGCTGACAGAGGTAAACCTTTTAGTTTTTTGCTGGGTAAAAACCAGGTTGTAAAAGGATGGGATGAGGGTGTTTCGCTGATGCGTACGGGTGAGAAATTCCGTTTGATCATACCATACGAATTGGCTTATGGAGAGCAGGGTTACCAGGGTGTGATTCCGCCGAAAGCAACAATTCTTTTAGATATAGAATTATTGGAAGTAAAAGCCCCGATAAAGCCAACATTGTATGATATAACCGGAAAAGAAGTTCAAACAACAACCAGCGGATTAAAATATATTATTGTAAATAAAGGCAGCGGAGCAAAAGCAGAAGCCGGGCAAAATGTTAAAGTACATTACACAGGCTTTTTAGATGATGGCACAATTTTCGATTCATCTGTTGAACGCGGTGAACCTATTGAATTTCCTATAGGGCAGGGAAGAGTAATAAAGGGATGGGATGAAGGAATAGGTATGATGAATGTAGGCGACAAAATGCGTTTAATAATTCCTTATGAGCTGGCTTATGGTGAAGCCGGCCGGCCCCCTATAATACCGGCAAAAGCGCAGTTGACGTTTGATGTGGAGTTGGTGGAGGTGAAGTAG
- a CDS encoding choice-of-anchor J domain-containing protein, with amino-acid sequence MKYRNENLFRELFFKRSTIKVLILSILFIQSLLTAQTTGSFTKTVQFGGARTLAYYVPTTYSSATKYKLVIGLHGSGGNGTQYRNSIQANSTASTSPLYNCIIVCPDGNQSTPDKNFYSPWGYQEIIRVARDSTIKWYNIDTTNIYLNGFSLGGRSALKYGLDNYKLFKGLFLWTPAVQSIADVENKTSFQYNYSNAKKIPICMTVGDQDYYVNTVKRAYNIMLDSNAAATLNIIAGMGHTLPPQAQQFGCMDFAGNFFTNMPSVDAGLHNLKTASDYYYCSSNVAPSLIIQNRAKDTLKSATISYSIDAGSVNNINWTGKLPSLSSESYTLPSISLSSGTHKLKVWVKKPNGITDMNIVNDTVFSTFGTMLTGVPLPLAESFENTTLPGWMLNNPDGYISWMITNTAGKTGASSLVVNNYDYVITGAIDESIIYPIDLSSAVSPVLSFWMAYQAYADPTLNYKKDTLEVLISTDCGATYKSLYKKYGASLITATPAFSTTRFVPASDQWRNEIIPLNSSASFSNVRIKFRNTTGYQNMLYIDDINISNSITTGVSDGNELFSANVFPNPGNGKFELMLENIPEKMVEIEVHNLAGQLIYKKLLETGAQMKYVEAIDLSGFENGLYLMKLMTGDNATMKKILINH; translated from the coding sequence ATGAAATATAGAAACGAAAATCTTTTTAGGGAACTTTTTTTTAAAAGAAGCACTATTAAAGTGTTAATTCTTTCAATATTGTTTATTCAATCCCTTCTTACCGCTCAAACAACAGGAAGCTTTACCAAAACAGTTCAGTTTGGAGGGGCGCGGACTTTGGCTTATTATGTGCCAACAACCTATTCTTCTGCTACTAAATATAAACTGGTCATCGGGTTGCATGGGAGTGGCGGGAACGGAACCCAGTACAGAAATTCTATTCAGGCCAATTCAACTGCTTCAACTTCGCCTCTGTACAACTGTATCATTGTATGTCCTGATGGTAACCAAAGCACCCCGGATAAAAATTTTTATTCACCCTGGGGTTACCAGGAAATAATTCGCGTTGCACGCGACTCAACAATTAAATGGTACAATATTGATACTACCAATATTTATCTTAATGGATTCTCCTTGGGCGGAAGAAGCGCGCTTAAATACGGACTCGATAATTATAAACTATTTAAAGGATTATTTCTGTGGACACCTGCAGTTCAATCTATCGCAGATGTAGAAAATAAAACCTCTTTCCAATATAACTATAGCAATGCTAAAAAAATACCGATCTGCATGACGGTGGGTGATCAGGATTATTATGTTAACACTGTAAAACGGGCCTATAACATTATGCTTGATTCAAATGCCGCTGCAACGCTCAATATCATTGCCGGCATGGGACATACACTGCCCCCGCAGGCGCAACAATTCGGATGTATGGATTTTGCCGGTAATTTTTTTACAAACATGCCTTCTGTTGATGCCGGTCTGCATAATCTGAAAACCGCCTCGGACTACTATTATTGCAGTTCTAATGTTGCACCTTCATTGATCATTCAGAACAGAGCAAAGGATACGCTGAAATCCGCTACTATAAGTTACAGCATTGATGCAGGATCAGTCAATAATATAAACTGGACCGGCAAGTTGCCGTCATTATCTTCCGAATCTTATACGCTTCCTTCAATCTCTTTATCATCAGGCACACATAAGCTTAAAGTTTGGGTAAAAAAGCCCAATGGAATAACGGACATGAATATTGTTAATGATACAGTGTTTTCAACTTTCGGAACCATGCTTACGGGCGTACCATTACCGCTTGCTGAAAGTTTCGAAAACACAACGCTTCCGGGATGGATGTTGAATAATCCGGATGGATATATAAGCTGGATGATAACAAATACTGCAGGAAAAACGGGAGCTTCCTCACTGGTAGTAAATAATTACGATTATGTTATTACCGGAGCGATCGATGAATCTATTATTTATCCGATCGATCTTTCTTCGGCAGTATCACCAGTTCTCTCATTCTGGATGGCTTACCAGGCCTATGCCGATCCGACTCTTAATTATAAAAAAGATACGCTTGAAGTGCTGATCTCAACCGATTGCGGGGCTACTTATAAAAGCCTGTATAAAAAATATGGCGCAAGCCTCATCACTGCGACTCCGGCTTTCAGTACAACACGGTTTGTTCCTGCGTCTGATCAATGGAGAAACGAGATCATTCCATTGAATAGCTCTGCTTCATTTTCAAATGTCCGGATCAAGTTTCGCAATACAACAGGTTATCAGAATATGTTATATATTGATGATATAAATATCAGTAATTCAATAACCACGGGGGTTTCCGATGGAAATGAATTGTTTTCCGCAAATGTGTTTCCCAATCCGGGGAACGGAAAATTTGAACTGATGCTTGAAAATATTCCGGAGAAAATGGTAGAAATAGAAGTGCATAACCTCGCCGGGCAGCTCATATACAAAAAATTGCTTGAAACGGGTGCGCAAATGAAATATGTGGAAGCAATTGATTTAAGCGGCTTTGAAAATGGGTTATATTTGATGAAGCTGATGACCGGAGATAATGCCACAATGAAAAAAATACTGATTAATCATTAA